The Papaver somniferum cultivar HN1 chromosome 3, ASM357369v1, whole genome shotgun sequence genome includes a region encoding these proteins:
- the LOC113356169 gene encoding protein ELC-like codes for MAHQSTQLFLSTVLSQRGPSALQYTEDSKWLIRQHLVSLIESYPSLQPKTAVFNHTDGRTVNLLQAQGTIPMIYMNVTYNIPIVIWLMETYPRHPPCIYVNPTRDMIIKRPHAYVNPSGLVSTPLLQSWIYPSSTLCDVIKELSGLFGLDPPLFTRQQQNPNTESMRIQSNSGRPAIPPRGGYDQSPYGVSPSQNMNHRTDDPVEIYKKNAINKLLESLHGDIATLRKNREVEMEGLFNAQGMLRQREEQLSKGVREMQQEKEGLEQQLQMVLMNTDVLEGWVKENQVKVKINKGNLNVDQVFEPVDALSKQMLDCTAADLAIEDVIYSLDKAFQEGSIAFDHYLKNVRALSREQFFHRATASKVRAAQMQAQVANMASRASHSQYAM; via the coding sequence ATGGCGCATCAATCAACTCAATTGTTCCTATCCACCGTCTTATCCCAACGAGGTCCATCAGCTTTACAATACACAGAAGATTCAAAATGGTTAATCCGTCAACACCTGGTATCTTTGATCGAATCATATCCATCTCTACAACCCAAAACAGCAGTATTCAATCATACAGATGGTAGAACAGTGAATCTGTTACAAGCACAAGGTACAATTCCAATGATTTATATGAATGTTACTTACAATATACCTATTGTGATTTGGTTAATGGAAACTTATCCTCGTCATCCACCTTGTATTTATGTTAATCCTACTCGTGATATGATCATTAAAAGACCTCATGCTTATGTTAATCCCTCCGGTTTGGTCTCCACGCCCCTGTTACAGTCTTGGATTTACCCTAGTTCTACTCTTTGTGATGTCATTAAAGAACTTAGTGGCCTTTTTGGTCTTGATCCACCCTTGTTTACTCGCCAACAACAAAACCCTAATACTGAGAGTATGAGGATTCAATCCAATTCGGGTAGACCTGCAATTCCACCTAGGGGGGGTTATGATCAATCGCCTTATGGAGTCTCCCCTTCTCAGAATATGAATCATCGGACTGATGATCCAGTTGAGATTTATAAGAAGAATGCTATTAATAAGTTGTTGGAGAGTCTACATGGAGATATAGCCACATTGAGGAAAAACAGAGAAGTTGAAATGGAAGGACTGTTTAATGCACAAGGTATGTTGAGACAGAGAGAGGAACAGTTATCAAAAGGGGTGAGAGAAATGCAACAAGAGAAAGAAGGATTAGAACAACAGTTACAAATGGTTTTAATGAATACTGATGTTTTGGAGGGTTGGGTAAAAGAGAATCAAGTCAAAGTGAAAATCAATAAAGGGAATTTGAATGTTGATCAAGTTTTTGAACCTGTTGATgctctatcgaaacaaatgcttgaTTGCACGGCAGCAGATTTAGCTATTGAAGATGTGATTTACTCATTGGATAAGGCTTTTCAAGAAGGGTCTATAGCATTTGATCACTATCTGAAGAATGTTAGAGCTTTATCTCGTGAGCAATTCTTTCATCGTGCTACAGCTTCTAAGGTTAGAGCTGCACAGATGCAAGCTCAGGTTGCTAACATGGCATCTAGAGCATCACATTCACAATATGCTATGTGA
- the LOC113356171 gene encoding ribosome biogenesis protein BMS1 homolog isoform X1, which translates to MNGMIDAAKYADAVMLLIDAKYGFEMETFEFLNLLQVHGVPKAMGVLTYLDKLKDEDRRTTTKTRLMQKFREYIYEGAHIFCLSSFHDDKYQESDIEELADFLLIEEFPILPCRAKHPYMLVDRHEDVPSSSEAHVVDNGKRNVILHGYLRGCDIMKGTKETFEFLNLLQVHGVPKAMGVLAYLDKLKDEDRRTTTKTRLMQKFREYIYEGAHIFCLSSFHDDKYQESDIEELADFLLIGEFPILPCRAKHPYMLVDRHEDVPSSSEAHVVDNGKRNVILHGYLRGCDIMKGTKVHIAGVGDYHLADVTISADPLYTWHP; encoded by the exons ATGAATGGCATGATTGATGCTGCAAAGTATGCAGACGCAGTGATGTTGCTCATTGACGCAAAATATGGGTTTGAAATG gaaacattcgaGTTCCTTAACCTCTTACAAGTTCATGGCGTACCAAAGGCCATGGGGGTGCTTACATATCTTGATAAGCTAAAAGATGAAGACAGACGTACGACGACCAAAACGCGCCTCATGCAAAAATTCAGGGAATATATATATGAAGGAGCACATATATTCTGCTTGTCTAGTTTCCATGACGATAA GTATCAGGAGAGTGATATTGAAGAGTTGGCTGACTTTCTATTGATTGAGGAATTTCCTATTTTGCCATGTCGTGCTAAACATCCTTATATGCTAGTTGATCGTCATGAAGATGTGCCTTCTTCTTCAGAAGCGCATGTGGTTGACAATGGCAAGAGAAATGTGATTTTGCACGGTTATCTTCGAGGTTGTGACATCATGAAAGGAACTAAG gaaacattcgaGTTCCTTAACCTCTTACAAGTTCATGGCGTACCAAAGGCCATGGGGGTGCTTGCATATCTTGATAAGCTAAAAGATGAAGACAGACGTACGACGACCAAAACGCGCCTCATGCAAAAATTCAGGGAATATATATATGAAGGAGCACATATATTCTGCTTGTCTAGTTTCCATGACGATAA GTATCAGGAGAGTGATATTGAAGAGTTGGCTGACTTTCTATTGATTGGGGAATTTCCTATTTTACCATGTCGTGCTAAACATCCTTATATGCTAGTTGATCGTCATGAAGATGTGCCTTCTTCTTCAGAAGCGCATGTGGTTGACAATGGCAAGAGAAATGTAATTTTGCACGGTTATCTTCGAGGTTGTGACATCATGAAAGGAACTAAG GTACATATTGCTGGTGTTGGTGATTACCATTTAGCTGATGTTACAATCTCAGCTGACCCCCTTTACACCTGGCATCCATGA
- the LOC113356171 gene encoding ribosome biogenesis protein BMS1 homolog isoform X3, protein MNGMIDAAKYADAVMLLIDAKYGFEMETFEFLNLLQVHGVPKAMGVLTYLDKLKDEDRRTTTKTRLMQKFREYIYEGAHIFCLSSFHDDKYQESDIEELADFLLIEEFPILPCRAKHPYMLVDRHEDVPSSSEAHVVDNGKRNVILHGYLRGCDIMKGTKETFEFLNLLQVHGVPKAMGVLAYLDKLKDEDRRTTTKTRLMQKFREYIYEGAHIFCLSSFHDDKYQESDIEELADFLLIGEFPILPCRAKHPYMLVDRHEDVPSSSEAHVVDNGKRNVILHGYLRGCDIMKGTKNFCACIQSS, encoded by the exons ATGAATGGCATGATTGATGCTGCAAAGTATGCAGACGCAGTGATGTTGCTCATTGACGCAAAATATGGGTTTGAAATG gaaacattcgaGTTCCTTAACCTCTTACAAGTTCATGGCGTACCAAAGGCCATGGGGGTGCTTACATATCTTGATAAGCTAAAAGATGAAGACAGACGTACGACGACCAAAACGCGCCTCATGCAAAAATTCAGGGAATATATATATGAAGGAGCACATATATTCTGCTTGTCTAGTTTCCATGACGATAA GTATCAGGAGAGTGATATTGAAGAGTTGGCTGACTTTCTATTGATTGAGGAATTTCCTATTTTGCCATGTCGTGCTAAACATCCTTATATGCTAGTTGATCGTCATGAAGATGTGCCTTCTTCTTCAGAAGCGCATGTGGTTGACAATGGCAAGAGAAATGTGATTTTGCACGGTTATCTTCGAGGTTGTGACATCATGAAAGGAACTAAG gaaacattcgaGTTCCTTAACCTCTTACAAGTTCATGGCGTACCAAAGGCCATGGGGGTGCTTGCATATCTTGATAAGCTAAAAGATGAAGACAGACGTACGACGACCAAAACGCGCCTCATGCAAAAATTCAGGGAATATATATATGAAGGAGCACATATATTCTGCTTGTCTAGTTTCCATGACGATAA GTATCAGGAGAGTGATATTGAAGAGTTGGCTGACTTTCTATTGATTGGGGAATTTCCTATTTTACCATGTCGTGCTAAACATCCTTATATGCTAGTTGATCGTCATGAAGATGTGCCTTCTTCTTCAGAAGCGCATGTGGTTGACAATGGCAAGAGAAATGTAATTTTGCACGGTTATCTTCGAGGTTGTGACATCATGAAAGGAACTAAG AATTTCTGTGCTTGTATACAGAGCTCATAA
- the LOC113356171 gene encoding ribosome biogenesis protein BMS1 homolog isoform X2, giving the protein MNGMIDAAKYADAVMLLIDAKYGFEMETFEFLNLLQVHGVPKAMGVLTYLDKLKDEDRRTTTKTRLMQKFREYIYEGAHIFCLSSFHDDKYQESDIEELADFLLIEEFPILPCRAKHPYMLVDRHEDVPSSSEAHVVDNGKRNVILHGYLRGCDIMKGTKETFEFLNLLQVHGVPKAMGVLAYLDKLKDEDRRTTTKTRLMQKFREYIYEGAHIFCLSSFHDDKYQESDIEELADFLLIGEFPILPCRAKHPYMLVDRHEDVPSSSEAHVVDNGKRNVILHGYLRGCDIMKGTKVLFLVALVDYELAFYFHH; this is encoded by the exons ATGAATGGCATGATTGATGCTGCAAAGTATGCAGACGCAGTGATGTTGCTCATTGACGCAAAATATGGGTTTGAAATG gaaacattcgaGTTCCTTAACCTCTTACAAGTTCATGGCGTACCAAAGGCCATGGGGGTGCTTACATATCTTGATAAGCTAAAAGATGAAGACAGACGTACGACGACCAAAACGCGCCTCATGCAAAAATTCAGGGAATATATATATGAAGGAGCACATATATTCTGCTTGTCTAGTTTCCATGACGATAA GTATCAGGAGAGTGATATTGAAGAGTTGGCTGACTTTCTATTGATTGAGGAATTTCCTATTTTGCCATGTCGTGCTAAACATCCTTATATGCTAGTTGATCGTCATGAAGATGTGCCTTCTTCTTCAGAAGCGCATGTGGTTGACAATGGCAAGAGAAATGTGATTTTGCACGGTTATCTTCGAGGTTGTGACATCATGAAAGGAACTAAG gaaacattcgaGTTCCTTAACCTCTTACAAGTTCATGGCGTACCAAAGGCCATGGGGGTGCTTGCATATCTTGATAAGCTAAAAGATGAAGACAGACGTACGACGACCAAAACGCGCCTCATGCAAAAATTCAGGGAATATATATATGAAGGAGCACATATATTCTGCTTGTCTAGTTTCCATGACGATAA GTATCAGGAGAGTGATATTGAAGAGTTGGCTGACTTTCTATTGATTGGGGAATTTCCTATTTTACCATGTCGTGCTAAACATCCTTATATGCTAGTTGATCGTCATGAAGATGTGCCTTCTTCTTCAGAAGCGCATGTGGTTGACAATGGCAAGAGAAATGTAATTTTGCACGGTTATCTTCGAGGTTGTGACATCATGAAAGGAACTAAGGTACTTTTTTTAGTTGCCTTGGTTGATTACGAACTTGCTTTTTATTTCCATCACTAG
- the LOC113359454 gene encoding uncharacterized protein LOC113359454: MSTETAKWCNSLEKSLCELLIVQILGGKKPKSFVKEAWIEVKDEFNKKNGKNFTMDQIKNRYNLFRVRHNDMKKLMSLSGFEWDSEDKNIIVDDEGVWDAYLGEYPDKKKYKTNGCPIYEELCTIFGGSTATGSNAYASAQSVDDDTPVKSSRQGSSVVGVEEVSESSTDKDNERGKRKAPATIGYGQTKRATSTAGLSEALFAIADATKAKHVIDLDKDPFSIPNCTKYLQSLDGMSVRSLMGALEKFQDAGWRQVFMSLDPNNQKEWLKSLGS, from the exons ATGTCGACTGAGACTGCCAAATGGTGTAATAGTTTGGAAAAAAGCCTATGTGAACTTTTGATAGTTCAAATACTTGGTGGTAAGAAGCCTAAATCATTTGTGAAAGAAGCTTGGATTGAAGTAAAagatgaattcaacaagaaaaatggaaagaattTTACTATGGATCAGATTAAGAATAGGTATAATTTGTTCAGGGTTAGACACAATGACATGAAGAAGCTCATGTCCCTTAGTGGCTTTGAATGGGATTCGGAAGATAAAAATATTATAGTTGACGACGAAGGAGTGTGGGATGCATATCTTGGG GAATACCCGGATAAAAAAAAGTATAAGACAAATGGTTGCCCTATCTATGAAGAGTTATGTACCATTTTTGGTGGTTCAACTGCAACTGGTTCTAATGCATATGCTTCGGCTCAGAGCGTAGATGATGATACTCCAGTTAAGTCCTCGAGGCAGGGGTCGTCCGTTGTTGGGGTGGAAGAAGTAAGTGAAAGCTCAactgataaagataatgaaagagGAAAGCGAAAAGCTCCAGCAACAATTGGTTATGGTCAAACTAAGCGAGCGACAAGTACTGCTGGTCTGAGTGAAGCTTTGTTTGCTATTGCTGATGCCACAAAAGCTAAACATGTTATTGATTTGGATAAGGACCCTTTTTCAATTCCAAATTGTACAAAGTATTTGCAATCTCTTGATGGCATGAGTGTTCGAAGTCTAATGGGGGCGTTAGAGAAGTTTCAAGATGCTGGATGGAGACAAGTTTTTATGTCACTAGATCCTAATAATCAGAAGGAATGGTTGAAGAGTCTCGGGTCTTAG